From the Halalkalicoccus sp. CGA53 genome, one window contains:
- a CDS encoding bifunctional nuclease family protein, with translation MDHEAEIRGVGISVDDEGGGAPAVVLEARGELLPIFVSYDQAQSIQLAVEEVPFERPLTHDLFVDMIAEFGGAIDRVRIDDLSGGTFYAKIDAEQYHGGERKKLVLDARPSDAIALAVRLGCPVVVSDEVLDEAAHSPEEFDELDFDEPA, from the coding sequence ATGGACCACGAGGCCGAGATCCGCGGGGTCGGGATCAGCGTCGACGACGAGGGTGGCGGGGCGCCGGCCGTCGTCCTCGAGGCACGGGGTGAACTGCTCCCGATCTTCGTCAGCTACGACCAGGCACAGTCGATCCAGCTCGCCGTCGAGGAGGTGCCGTTCGAGCGCCCCCTCACTCACGACCTCTTCGTCGACATGATCGCCGAGTTCGGCGGCGCGATAGACAGGGTGCGAATCGACGACCTCTCCGGGGGCACGTTCTACGCGAAGATCGACGCCGAGCAGTACCACGGCGGCGAGCGCAAGAAGCTGGTGCTCGACGCACGACCCTCGGACGCCATCGCGCTCGCGGTGCGACTGGGCTGTCCGGTCGTCGTCTCTGACGAGGTGCTCGACGAGGCCGCACACTCGCCCGAGGAGTTCGACGAACTCGACTTCGACGAGCCGGCCTGA
- a CDS encoding ethanolamine ammonia-lyase subunit EutB, whose protein sequence is MAVHDTAPEGSGFDSLREVLAKANEPKTGDQLAGIAADSDAERVAAKRALAGTTIETLRENPVVPEERDEVTRVIQESVREPVYDEIREWTVSDLREFLLSESTGEHEIARIRAGLTSEVIAAVAKLMSNMDLVLATSKMSVPATCNTTVGQSGTLSFRLQPNDPSDDVGRIIDSTREGLSYGVGDAVIGINPVEDGVGTTTAILEATHEFIREWEVPTQNCCLAHVSTQVEAIEEGAPADMLFQSLAGTEKGNDEFGVDVESLDEAHRVAQKRCTSSGPNVTYFETGQGSELSGEAHEGVDQLTLESRCYGLAKRYDPFLVNTVVGFIGPEYLYDARQVTRAGLEDVFMGQLHGIPMGIDACYTNHIQADQNDIENLAVLLTAAGANYFISVPMGDDVMLNYQSNSYHDAAALWEVYDKGPTPEFREWLSEMGIWRDGRLTERAGDPTIFT, encoded by the coding sequence ATGGCAGTTCACGACACGGCCCCTGAGGGCAGCGGCTTCGACTCGCTCCGGGAGGTGCTGGCGAAGGCGAACGAGCCGAAGACCGGCGACCAGCTGGCGGGGATCGCCGCCGACTCCGACGCCGAGCGGGTCGCGGCGAAGCGCGCGCTCGCCGGGACGACGATCGAGACGCTACGCGAGAATCCGGTCGTTCCCGAAGAGCGCGACGAGGTGACCCGAGTCATCCAGGAGAGCGTCCGGGAGCCGGTCTACGACGAGATCCGCGAGTGGACGGTCTCCGACCTCAGGGAGTTCCTGCTCTCGGAGTCGACTGGCGAGCACGAGATCGCCCGAATCAGGGCGGGGCTCACGAGCGAGGTGATCGCCGCGGTCGCGAAGCTCATGTCGAACATGGACCTCGTGCTCGCGACGTCGAAGATGTCGGTCCCCGCGACCTGCAACACGACCGTCGGCCAGTCCGGAACGCTCTCGTTTCGCCTCCAGCCGAACGATCCGTCCGACGACGTGGGGCGGATCATCGACTCCACGCGCGAGGGGCTCTCCTACGGCGTCGGCGACGCGGTGATCGGGATCAACCCGGTCGAGGACGGCGTGGGGACGACGACAGCGATCCTCGAGGCGACCCACGAGTTCATCCGCGAGTGGGAGGTACCGACACAGAACTGCTGTCTCGCGCACGTCTCAACGCAGGTCGAAGCGATCGAGGAGGGCGCACCCGCGGACATGCTCTTCCAGAGCCTCGCGGGCACCGAGAAGGGGAACGACGAGTTCGGCGTCGACGTCGAGAGCCTCGACGAGGCACACAGGGTCGCGCAGAAACGCTGTACCTCGTCGGGGCCGAACGTCACCTACTTCGAGACGGGCCAGGGATCCGAGCTCTCCGGCGAGGCCCACGAGGGGGTCGACCAGCTCACGCTCGAATCGCGGTGTTACGGTCTCGCGAAGCGCTACGACCCGTTCCTCGTGAACACGGTCGTGGGGTTCATCGGCCCGGAGTACCTCTACGACGCCCGGCAGGTGACCCGCGCCGGCTTAGAGGACGTCTTCATGGGCCAGCTCCACGGCATCCCGATGGGCATCGACGCCTGCTACACGAACCACATCCAGGCGGACCAGAACGACATCGAGAACCTCGCGGTGTTGCTCACGGCCGCGGGTGCGAACTACTTCATCAGCGTGCCGATGGGCGACGACGTGATGCTCAACTACCAGTCGAACAGCTACCACGACGCCGCCGCGCTCTGGGAGGTTTACGACAAGGGACCGACGCCGGAGTTCCGGGAGTGGCTCTCCGAGATGGGGATATGGCGCGACGGCCGGCTGACCGAGCGGGCGGGCGACCCGACGATCTTCACCTGA
- a CDS encoding SDR family NAD(P)-dependent oxidoreductase has translation MDIELHGSLSGQVALVTGANRGMGRVIADGLADLDATVYAGSRSTEGVDPPEGGTVIKLDVTDDTTVDAAIERVENEAGRLDVLVNNAGIGPGVGQTLVEEPREQIDSVLAINLRGPVMLTRRALPLLLEREGARVVNLSSGMGALGEGMSGGATAYRISKAGLNALTVALHGEFGPELLANAVCPGWVRTDLGGPNATKSPEEGAETPIWLCRFAPGSPGGRFWRDRAVIDW, from the coding sequence ATGGACATCGAACTCCACGGCTCGCTCTCGGGACAGGTCGCGCTCGTCACGGGCGCGAACCGCGGCATGGGACGCGTGATCGCCGACGGCCTCGCCGACCTCGACGCGACCGTCTACGCCGGCTCCCGTTCGACCGAGGGCGTCGACCCACCCGAGGGCGGGACCGTGATCAAACTCGACGTAACCGACGACACGACGGTCGACGCGGCGATCGAGCGAGTAGAGAACGAAGCAGGACGGCTCGACGTGCTCGTGAACAACGCGGGGATCGGCCCCGGAGTCGGACAGACGCTCGTCGAGGAGCCGAGAGAGCAGATCGATTCGGTCCTCGCGATCAACCTCCGCGGGCCGGTGATGCTCACCCGTCGCGCGCTGCCGCTGTTGCTCGAACGCGAGGGTGCGCGCGTCGTGAACCTCTCGAGCGGGATGGGCGCGCTGGGCGAGGGGATGAGCGGCGGCGCGACCGCCTACCGGATCTCGAAGGCAGGACTGAACGCGCTCACGGTCGCGCTACACGGCGAGTTCGGGCCGGAGCTGCTCGCGAACGCGGTCTGTCCCGGGTGGGTTCGGACGGACCTCGGCGGGCCGAACGCGACGAAGAGCCCCGAGGAGGGTGCGGAGACGCCGATCTGGCTCTGTCGGTTCGCTCCCGGCTCGCCCGGTGGGCGGTTCTGGCGGGATCGGGCGGTGATCGACTGGTGA
- a CDS encoding thiolase family protein, which translates to MSAATTPVIVEARRTPLGKEDGAFADVRSEDLSIALVNEILAETALSGEEVDDLMWGCAQQRGEQDNNVARVIALLSELGEGVPATTINRWCASSMQAVASASDAIRAGSREVVIAGGVESMSRVPMGEGHGHLHPGLADAYNVGELMMGMTAEKVAEKFGVSRADQDAFALRSHERAAEATESGRFADEIVPVETEEGTVDRDEGIRYDTSMEALGSLPTVFKGDGTVTPGNASQITDGAAATLVTSEAFADEHGLEVLASVGNNAVAGVDPTIMGIGPVPATEALLRKTGGEIDEYDLVEINEAFASQCEYSRRELGIEKDRLNVNGGAIAIGHPLGASGARLPVTLIHELRKRGGGRGLATLCVGFGQGMAIEFDVNR; encoded by the coding sequence ATGTCAGCAGCGACCACCCCGGTGATCGTCGAGGCGCGACGGACCCCGCTCGGCAAGGAGGACGGAGCGTTCGCCGACGTCAGGAGCGAGGACCTCTCGATCGCGCTCGTGAACGAGATCCTCGCGGAGACGGCGCTCTCGGGCGAGGAGGTAGACGACCTGATGTGGGGCTGTGCCCAGCAGCGCGGCGAGCAGGACAACAACGTCGCGCGCGTGATCGCGCTGCTCTCGGAACTCGGTGAGGGCGTCCCGGCGACCACGATCAACCGCTGGTGTGCCTCCTCGATGCAGGCGGTCGCGAGCGCGAGCGACGCGATCCGTGCGGGCAGCCGCGAGGTCGTGATCGCCGGCGGGGTCGAGTCCATGTCTCGCGTGCCGATGGGCGAGGGCCACGGCCACCTCCACCCCGGACTCGCCGACGCGTACAACGTCGGCGAACTGATGATGGGGATGACCGCGGAGAAAGTAGCTGAGAAGTTCGGCGTGAGCCGGGCGGACCAGGACGCGTTCGCGCTGCGCAGTCACGAGCGGGCGGCCGAGGCGACCGAGTCCGGCCGCTTCGCGGACGAGATCGTGCCCGTGGAGACCGAGGAGGGAACCGTCGACCGCGACGAGGGGATCCGCTACGACACCTCGATGGAGGCGCTCGGCTCGCTCCCGACGGTGTTCAAGGGTGACGGCACGGTGACGCCCGGAAACGCCTCGCAGATCACCGACGGCGCGGCGGCGACGCTGGTGACCAGTGAGGCGTTCGCCGACGAGCACGGCCTGGAGGTGCTCGCGTCCGTAGGGAACAACGCCGTCGCGGGCGTCGACCCGACGATCATGGGGATCGGACCGGTGCCGGCGACCGAGGCGCTCCTGAGGAAGACCGGCGGGGAGATCGACGAGTACGACCTGGTCGAGATCAACGAGGCGTTCGCGAGCCAGTGCGAGTACTCCCGGCGCGAACTCGGAATCGAGAAGGACCGGTTGAACGTCAACGGCGGGGCGATCGCCATCGGCCACCCGCTCGGCGCGAGCGGGGCGCGGCTCCCGGTAACGCTGATCCACGAACTCAGAAAGCGCGGCGGCGGTCGGGGACTCGCGACGCTCTGTGTCGGCTTCGGGCAGGGGATGGCGATCGAGTTCGACGTGAACCGATAG
- a CDS encoding MBL fold metallo-hydrolase has protein sequence MPREIANGVYDITCRVDSGKRYRVFLFAGETPTLLDAGFADTAEAVFDGVADVGVDPERLIVTHGDGDHVGGFDAMVDRYDLETWVPRQTDIDAYHAPDHRYGDGDRIGRFTAVHVPGHEPDNHALIDEDAGIAVMGDAVSGADQRGLPAGYFHLPPAVYSQDLDEAERSLEALLAYEFDVGLVYHGSSVMEDAREKLDRYVNFPGKP, from the coding sequence ATGCCGAGAGAGATCGCAAACGGTGTGTACGACATCACGTGTCGGGTGGACAGTGGAAAGCGGTACCGGGTGTTCCTGTTCGCCGGTGAGACACCAACGCTACTCGACGCCGGGTTCGCCGACACGGCCGAAGCGGTGTTCGACGGCGTCGCCGACGTCGGCGTCGACCCGGAGCGGCTAATCGTCACGCACGGCGACGGGGATCACGTCGGGGGGTTCGACGCGATGGTCGACCGGTACGACCTCGAGACGTGGGTGCCCAGGCAGACGGATATCGACGCCTACCACGCCCCGGACCACCGGTACGGCGACGGCGACCGAATCGGCCGGTTCACGGCGGTGCACGTCCCCGGACACGAACCCGACAACCACGCCCTGATCGACGAGGACGCCGGGATCGCGGTTATGGGCGATGCCGTCTCGGGGGCCGATCAGCGCGGACTGCCCGCCGGGTACTTCCACCTCCCACCGGCGGTCTACTCACAGGACCTCGACGAGGCCGAACGCAGTCTCGAGGCACTGCTCGCGTACGAGTTCGACGTGGGTCTCGTCTATCACGGCTCGTCCGTGATGGAGGACGCCCGGGAGAAACTCGACCGGTACGTCAACTTCCCCGGGAAACCGTGA
- the eutC gene encoding ethanolamine ammonia-lyase subunit EutC, whose product MASETHETDDERGEGGGPSVDDDRLRRIAERNPSRLGVGRAGPRPRTETLLEFRADHGVARDAVFSRVSEDLLDELGLYRVRSLVSDTEEYLARPDRGREISEETVRELREGCEADPEVQIVVCDGLSATAVEANLRDLLPALLDGLDERGISVGTPVFVEYGRVDVMDAVGETLGAEACVNLIGERPGLATAESLSAYFVYGPERGAPTAKKSVISNVHSGGLPAVEAGAAIADLLAEMLEKRASGLDLGGNDREFQKG is encoded by the coding sequence ATGGCGAGCGAGACACACGAGACGGACGACGAACGGGGCGAGGGCGGAGGGCCGAGCGTGGACGACGACCGGCTCCGCCGAATCGCCGAACGTAACCCCTCCCGGCTCGGCGTCGGCCGGGCTGGACCGCGGCCCCGGACCGAGACGCTACTCGAGTTCCGCGCGGACCACGGGGTCGCCCGCGACGCGGTCTTCTCGCGGGTGAGTGAGGATCTGCTCGACGAGTTGGGCCTGTACAGAGTGCGATCGCTCGTCTCCGATACGGAGGAGTACCTCGCCCGACCGGATAGAGGGCGAGAGATCTCCGAGGAGACGGTGAGAGAGCTACGAGAGGGCTGTGAAGCCGACCCCGAGGTCCAGATCGTCGTCTGTGACGGCCTCTCGGCGACGGCGGTCGAGGCGAATCTCCGAGATCTGCTGCCCGCTTTGCTCGACGGGCTGGACGAGCGAGGGATCTCGGTCGGAACGCCCGTGTTCGTCGAGTACGGCCGCGTCGACGTGATGGACGCGGTGGGCGAGACCCTCGGCGCGGAGGCCTGCGTGAACCTGATCGGCGAGCGACCGGGGCTCGCGACCGCCGAGAGCCTGAGCGCGTACTTCGTCTACGGGCCGGAGCGCGGCGCACCGACGGCGAAGAAGTCGGTCATCTCGAACGTCCACTCCGGAGGGTTGCCGGCGGTCGAAGCCGGTGCGGCGATCGCCGATCTGCTCGCGGAGATGCTGGAGAAGCGGGCGAGCGGGCTGGATCTAGGGGGAAACGACCGCGAGTTCCAGAAGGGCTAA
- a CDS encoding ArgE/DapE family deacylase, with translation MDGELEEWIEEAVREREDELLELLSRLVAEPTVTGNEAPGQAVMVEAFESLGLEPNTWEPDPEELRDHPGFFETSSGIETGYEGRENVVARLSGAGEGPTLALSGHIDVVPATPEDEWTSDPWGVRRDGDRVYGRGTSDMKGGLAAIVTAVSVLQALEIELSGDLLLQSTIEEEDGGCGGLLSALERGYVPDAAIVPEPFSLPNVGIASAGVMFFRISVPGRSAHAAWGHQGVSALEKAELVTRELRELNRKRQGEIDFVPARAADPDLEGHVTNINVGTVEGGDWPATVPGEVVLGCRVGWPPGETRSEIREGIEAAVGRAADGDEWLAEHPPEVEWFGWNAEPHEVDREAEIVRLSKRHAERITGEEGEFVGGNAALDERFYANYYDVPVATVGPYGPNLHSVDEYTTVSSLLDTAATLACTAVEFCGVEGQ, from the coding sequence ATGGACGGGGAACTGGAGGAATGGATCGAGGAGGCGGTACGGGAACGCGAGGACGAGCTGCTGGAACTGCTCTCGCGGCTCGTCGCGGAGCCGACCGTGACCGGAAACGAGGCGCCCGGACAGGCGGTGATGGTCGAGGCGTTCGAGTCGCTCGGGCTGGAGCCGAACACGTGGGAGCCCGATCCCGAGGAGCTTCGCGATCACCCCGGCTTCTTCGAGACGAGTTCAGGTATCGAAACGGGCTACGAGGGGCGCGAGAACGTCGTCGCGCGGCTCTCCGGTGCCGGTGAGGGGCCGACGCTCGCGCTCTCTGGACACATCGACGTGGTGCCCGCGACGCCCGAAGACGAGTGGACGAGCGATCCCTGGGGGGTCAGGAGGGATGGCGACCGGGTCTACGGCCGCGGAACCTCGGACATGAAGGGTGGACTGGCAGCGATCGTCACGGCGGTCTCGGTCCTCCAGGCGCTCGAAATCGAGCTCTCGGGCGATCTCCTCCTCCAGAGCACGATCGAGGAGGAAGACGGCGGCTGTGGCGGCCTGCTCTCGGCGCTCGAACGTGGCTACGTCCCCGACGCGGCGATCGTCCCCGAACCGTTTTCCCTCCCGAACGTCGGCATCGCGAGCGCGGGCGTGATGTTCTTCCGGATCTCCGTTCCTGGCAGAAGCGCCCACGCCGCCTGGGGCCATCAGGGCGTGAGCGCGCTGGAGAAGGCGGAACTCGTCACCAGGGAGCTCCGCGAGCTGAACCGGAAGCGCCAGGGCGAGATCGACTTCGTACCCGCGAGAGCCGCCGATCCAGATCTCGAAGGGCACGTCACGAACATCAACGTCGGGACGGTCGAGGGCGGGGACTGGCCGGCGACGGTCCCCGGCGAGGTCGTGCTCGGCTGTCGGGTCGGCTGGCCGCCGGGCGAAACTCGATCGGAGATCAGAGAGGGGATCGAGGCCGCGGTGGGGCGGGCCGCGGACGGCGACGAGTGGCTCGCCGAACACCCACCCGAGGTCGAGTGGTTCGGCTGGAACGCCGAACCGCACGAGGTCGACCGTGAGGCGGAGATCGTCCGACTCTCGAAACGCCACGCCGAGCGGATCACGGGCGAGGAGGGCGAGTTCGTCGGGGGGAACGCCGCGCTCGACGAGCGCTTCTACGCGAACTACTACGACGTGCCGGTCGCGACGGTCGGGCCGTACGGCCCGAACCTCCACTCGGTCGACGAGTACACGACCGTCTCGTCGCTGCTCGACACGGCGGCGACGCTCGCCTGTACGGCAGTCGAATTCTGTGGCGTCGAGGGGCAGTAA
- a CDS encoding carbohydrate kinase family protein — MNEGSESSGPEVICLGSALVDEEYLLSNLPGPDGGAYVKERAESFGGVGANAAVALSRYGRGVGMITRVGEDERGERVVENLALEGVGTRGISHGPEPSTYCMVFRDDTGERFIITGGESTRNLRLDDGDHERLRSADLVVANAYCPDRVSRDLADLARSGVPASFDLTGPIAELEDRGTERETLDALLPGLSLFVCGGVAAESYLGVRGREAVDALRERGVERGAFTRGEEGAILWEGDCVTSIPAFEVDVVDTTGAGDAFHAALVHRWLLGGREMAEAGRFAAAAGALNCTTEGARGGLASEDEVEAFLAERTT, encoded by the coding sequence ATGAACGAGGGCTCCGAATCGAGTGGCCCCGAGGTGATCTGTCTCGGCAGCGCGCTCGTGGACGAGGAGTACCTGCTCTCGAACCTCCCGGGACCTGACGGCGGCGCGTACGTCAAAGAGCGGGCCGAGAGCTTCGGCGGGGTCGGGGCGAACGCCGCCGTCGCGCTCTCGCGATACGGTCGCGGGGTGGGGATGATCACCCGCGTCGGCGAGGACGAGCGCGGCGAGCGCGTCGTGGAGAACCTCGCGTTGGAGGGAGTCGGCACACGCGGGATCAGCCACGGCCCCGAGCCCTCGACCTACTGCATGGTGTTCCGCGACGACACGGGCGAGCGCTTCATAATCACCGGCGGCGAGAGTACGCGAAACCTCCGGCTCGACGACGGGGACCACGAGAGGCTCCGGTCGGCGGACCTCGTCGTCGCGAACGCCTACTGTCCCGACCGGGTGAGCCGGGACCTCGCCGATCTCGCGCGCTCCGGCGTCCCGGCGAGCTTCGATCTCACCGGTCCGATCGCCGAACTGGAGGACCGGGGAACCGAACGGGAGACGCTCGACGCCCTCCTCCCGGGGCTCTCGCTGTTCGTCTGCGGCGGGGTCGCGGCGGAGTCGTACCTGGGGGTCCGTGGTCGCGAGGCGGTCGACGCCCTCAGGGAACGCGGCGTCGAGCGCGGTGCGTTCACCCGGGGGGAGGAGGGGGCGATCCTCTGGGAGGGCGATTGTGTGACCTCGATCCCCGCGTTCGAGGTCGACGTCGTCGACACGACCGGCGCAGGCGACGCCTTCCACGCGGCGCTCGTCCACCGCTGGCTGCTCGGCGGGAGAGAGATGGCGGAGGCAGGCCGGTTCGCGGCCGCGGCCGGTGCGCTCAACTGCACCACCGAGGGCGCTCGTGGCGGGCTGGCGAGCGAGGACGAGGTCGAGGCGTTCCTCGCGGAACGGACTACCTGA
- a CDS encoding ethanolamine ammonia-lyase reactivating factor EutA: MADRTETITSVGVDVGTTTTQTVVSRLRVEVSPYDGAASPRITDREIVFRGPIHETPLLDPETVDIEGVLALVESDLAEAGVSPEGIDTGAVIVTGETARKENAEPLAHRLAADSGTFVSAVAGASLEAVLAARGSGAAAYAARTGETVANVDVGGGTTNAAIFEGGGLRETRCLDVGGRLLRFDSSEIVTGVSEPVRRLAESQGIALSVGEPIDEGERRVLADAMADRLADLLSGPPFEEQSRELAIEDLPTESVEIDALAFTGGVGRLVRTPLEDPLSYGDLGSDLARAIRDHPVISGWRHLDIPEDIRATVIGAGTETTTFSGRTVAVDPAHLPLRNVPVVSVGDLSEYEGESELRAAFEETVERATALYDLVDLDALALSIEDIGVLGYDRIRDVGAAFADARSELPSDLVPVVVTRQNCAKALAGAVRGADGCERTLLAIDELRVGEGDYLDVGEPFRGGEAVPVVVKTLAFDEASEGNG, encoded by the coding sequence ATGGCGGACCGCACCGAGACGATCACCAGCGTCGGCGTCGACGTGGGTACGACGACGACGCAGACGGTCGTGAGCCGGCTCCGTGTCGAGGTGAGCCCGTACGACGGCGCGGCCTCCCCGCGGATCACGGATCGCGAGATCGTGTTCCGCGGCCCGATCCACGAGACGCCGCTGCTCGACCCGGAGACGGTCGATATCGAAGGGGTCCTCGCGCTCGTCGAGAGCGATCTGGCGGAGGCGGGCGTCTCGCCCGAGGGGATCGACACGGGGGCGGTGATCGTCACCGGCGAGACTGCGAGGAAAGAAAACGCCGAGCCGCTGGCTCACCGCCTCGCGGCCGATTCGGGTACGTTCGTTTCGGCGGTCGCGGGCGCGTCGCTCGAGGCGGTCCTGGCCGCGCGGGGCTCGGGTGCCGCCGCGTACGCCGCGAGAACGGGTGAGACCGTCGCGAACGTCGACGTCGGCGGCGGAACGACGAACGCGGCGATCTTCGAGGGCGGTGGTTTGAGAGAGACACGCTGTCTCGACGTCGGGGGACGGCTCCTCCGGTTCGACTCCAGTGAGATCGTCACAGGGGTCTCGGAACCCGTTCGGCGCCTCGCCGAGAGCCAGGGGATCGCGCTCTCGGTCGGCGAGCCGATCGACGAAGGGGAGCGTCGGGTGCTCGCCGACGCGATGGCCGATCGACTCGCCGACCTGCTCTCGGGGCCGCCGTTCGAGGAGCAGTCCCGAGAACTGGCGATCGAGGACCTCCCCACGGAATCGGTTGAGATCGACGCACTGGCCTTCACGGGGGGTGTGGGCCGGCTGGTTCGTACTCCACTCGAGGACCCGCTTTCCTACGGCGATCTGGGATCGGATCTCGCGCGGGCGATCCGGGATCACCCCGTCATCTCCGGGTGGCGCCACCTCGACATCCCGGAGGACATCCGCGCGACGGTGATCGGAGCCGGAACGGAGACGACGACGTTCAGCGGCCGGACGGTCGCGGTCGATCCAGCACACCTCCCGTTGCGGAACGTCCCGGTCGTCTCGGTGGGCGATCTGAGCGAGTACGAGGGCGAGTCCGAGCTACGGGCCGCGTTCGAGGAGACCGTCGAACGGGCCACGGCGCTCTACGATCTCGTCGATCTCGACGCGCTCGCGCTCTCGATCGAGGATATCGGGGTACTCGGCTACGACCGGATTCGGGACGTCGGAGCTGCGTTCGCGGACGCGCGGTCCGAGCTTCCGTCCGATCTCGTGCCGGTGGTCGTGACCCGACAGAACTGCGCGAAAGCGCTCGCCGGGGCGGTCCGCGGAGCGGACGGGTGCGAGCGGACGCTGCTCGCGATCGACGAACTCCGGGTCGGGGAGGGCGACTACCTCGACGTCGGCGAGCCGTTCCGTGGCGGAGAGGCGGTTCCGGTGGTGGTGAAGACGCTCGCGTTCGACGAAGCGAGCGAGGGGAACGGTTAA
- a CDS encoding BtpA/SgcQ family protein — protein MNLQSVFGTGRPVVGMVHLAPLPGAPRYGGDRDAIREAALRDARALSEGGVDAILVENFGDAPFYPDSVPAHAVASMTALVADITHSVALPVGVNVLRNDAEAALSVAAATGAEFVRVNVHTGARVADQGLLEGRAHETVRLRERLDADVALLADLDVKHSVPLGGEFSAEEFADTAERGLADGVVVSGSGTGRKTSLEAVERAATEREEYGLDTPVFVGSGVTADSVTDLLSVADGVIVGTSLKEGGETTNPVDPDRVRRVVDAADAIR, from the coding sequence ATGAACCTCCAGTCGGTCTTCGGTACTGGGCGACCCGTCGTCGGCATGGTCCACCTCGCTCCGCTGCCGGGCGCGCCGCGATACGGCGGCGACCGCGACGCGATCCGGGAGGCGGCGCTGCGCGACGCCCGTGCGCTCTCGGAAGGCGGTGTCGACGCGATCCTGGTCGAGAACTTCGGCGACGCCCCGTTCTACCCAGATTCCGTGCCCGCGCACGCCGTCGCCTCGATGACCGCGCTCGTCGCCGACATCACCCACTCGGTCGCGCTCCCCGTGGGGGTGAACGTGCTCCGGAACGACGCGGAAGCGGCGCTCTCGGTAGCCGCCGCGACCGGCGCGGAGTTCGTCCGCGTGAACGTCCACACCGGGGCGCGGGTCGCCGATCAGGGCCTCCTCGAGGGGCGAGCCCACGAGACGGTGCGCCTGCGCGAGCGTCTCGATGCCGACGTCGCGTTGCTGGCGGATCTCGACGTGAAACACTCCGTTCCCCTGGGAGGGGAGTTCTCGGCGGAGGAGTTCGCCGATACGGCAGAGAGAGGGCTCGCCGACGGCGTGGTCGTAAGCGGCTCCGGCACCGGGCGGAAGACCTCGCTCGAGGCGGTCGAGCGGGCCGCCACCGAGCGGGAGGAGTACGGACTCGACACGCCCGTCTTCGTCGGCAGCGGCGTCACCGCCGACTCGGTCACCGACCTACTCTCGGTCGCCGACGGGGTGATCGTCGGCACGTCGCTGAAGGAGGGCGGCGAGACGACGAACCCGGTCGATCCGGATCGCGTGAGACGGGTGGTCGACGCGGCGGACGCGATCAGGTAG